In the genome of Vibrio sp. NTOU-M3, one region contains:
- a CDS encoding ABC transporter substrate-binding protein, producing the protein MKKWLVVAALAATAATGMAQAKEWKTVRFGIEGAYPPFSWTEADGSLKGFDVDMANALCKEMQVKCKIVPQDWDGIIPSLLARKYDAIIAAMSITKERKKKVDFTGKYALIPNKFIAKKGAGLNFDALDGVKIGVQRATTHDKYLTDNYGGKVEIVRYGSFDEAYLDLANGRIAAVLGDASALEEGVLNKAGGEAYEFVGPSLTDPKWFGEGFGIAVRKQDKDLTKKLDAAILSLREQGVYQEIAAKYFNYDVYGQ; encoded by the coding sequence ATGAAAAAGTGGTTAGTCGTTGCAGCTTTAGCTGCTACTGCAGCAACAGGAATGGCCCAAGCGAAAGAATGGAAAACCGTTCGTTTTGGTATTGAAGGCGCGTATCCTCCATTTAGTTGGACTGAAGCAGATGGCTCTTTGAAAGGGTTTGATGTTGATATGGCCAATGCATTATGTAAAGAGATGCAAGTGAAATGTAAGATCGTTCCTCAGGATTGGGATGGCATTATTCCTTCACTACTTGCTCGCAAATACGATGCGATAATTGCAGCCATGTCAATTACGAAAGAACGTAAGAAAAAAGTCGACTTTACTGGCAAGTATGCACTAATCCCTAACAAATTTATCGCAAAGAAAGGGGCTGGATTGAACTTTGATGCGCTAGACGGTGTGAAGATTGGCGTACAGCGTGCAACCACGCATGATAAGTACCTAACCGATAACTATGGCGGCAAAGTGGAAATTGTACGTTATGGCTCATTTGATGAGGCATATCTTGACCTTGCAAACGGCCGTATTGCTGCGGTACTAGGAGACGCTTCTGCTCTTGAAGAAGGCGTTTTGAATAAAGCTGGCGGTGAAGCGTATGAGTTTGTTGGCCCTTCTTTGACCGATCCTAAATGGTTTGGTGAAGGCTTTGGTATTGCTGTTCGCAAGCAAGATAAAGACTTAACGAAGAAGCTGGATGCTGCAATTCTATCGTTACGTGAGCAAGGTGTTTATCAAGAAATTGCTGCTAAATACTTTAACTACGATGTTTATGGTCAATAA
- a CDS encoding ABC transporter permease produces the protein MDFSLVIESFPTYLEGLWTTVWLVGLALIIGLAVAIPLAITRNSENYLLSLPSWGFIYFFRGTPLLVQLYLIYYGMDQFFPVKDTLWEHAWFCALVAFVLNTSAYTAEIIRGAINGLPKGEVEAAKAYGMGVWKTYRRIILPSALRRALPAYSNEVIFMLHGSAVAGIVTIVDLTGAARLVNSRYYAPFESFLTAGLFYMGLTFIILWCFKLAEKRFLAYLRPLS, from the coding sequence ATGGACTTTTCTTTGGTTATAGAAAGTTTTCCAACCTACCTTGAAGGCTTGTGGACAACAGTTTGGTTAGTCGGGTTAGCATTGATCATTGGTTTGGCAGTCGCTATTCCACTTGCTATTACCCGAAACAGTGAAAACTATTTACTCAGCTTGCCAAGTTGGGGCTTCATTTACTTTTTCCGTGGTACGCCACTTTTGGTTCAGTTATATCTAATTTATTACGGTATGGACCAGTTTTTTCCGGTAAAAGATACCTTGTGGGAGCACGCTTGGTTTTGTGCTTTGGTTGCGTTTGTTCTGAATACGTCGGCCTATACTGCAGAAATCATTCGAGGTGCAATCAATGGTTTGCCAAAAGGTGAGGTTGAAGCTGCAAAAGCCTATGGCATGGGGGTATGGAAAACGTATCGCCGAATAATTTTACCAAGTGCATTGCGTCGTGCGCTTCCGGCATACAGTAACGAAGTAATCTTTATGCTACACGGTAGTGCGGTCGCAGGTATCGTTACGATTGTTGATCTAACGGGTGCTGCGCGTTTGGTCAACTCTCGCTACTATGCGCCATTTGAATCATTCTTAACCGCTGGTCTGTTTTATATGGGCCTCACCTTTATCATATTGTGGTGTTTCAAACTCGCTGAGAAACGCTTCCTCGCTTATCTCAGACCATTGAGTTAA
- a CDS encoding ImpA family metalloprotease — MNRRFVPISFVLLLMMGCGGGSEDESIVTSPTKPTEVPNIPDAPDVPTTETPKQESAVEIALRTGNALIVEKPNDFIVASRDYVTEWQTKYDEIKRTLASSNTRSQLTGLTWEVSHDAAILKHQFGFNDTVLKTNKALVSGYKDQALTLGLAGQKRAARYLFLGANPMRSWYRESSTVNAQMHQWLRSTIKWLTVNSKSDTLRVVIAQMDESRYFPDESATRAWLDQQFGSAVEYNAPGSCDDTALRSCLSSNIDLLILSQHMQPTTSLDETIRYINAANIAGIPVLYMHLDGNMTPLGDAIFDYFNVQYVGDNYWRRLGVVDWNPLELEGVLDSDIVEQQALLNRLENESFSVNMAECDDKSCPNTSGMQEQFYTPIASIRGRLRQLDESNVSLFSTKDYRYEKLMLLLADKYRQQAIFPMDKQTTPTSEFLRSYYADHIQYHVRDVNPKQPDMGNFSRSEFIGVPRETKVVNLESKSYFRSAGVYAFPGETIQVTRLDNSPVKTSIAFNTLRSGATHEFNPNGYNRPKHVTSGQFDVTPGETIRLTSAYGGPVQIHFDVNDLPVSFRFENVGLHPVWRSAADNESFIQQLETNMFDWAELVTSGFEVHSKQDKMKQSMQATEWATPADMALATQRYVSNLPHALSGFTGPGIDEIEEIHGFSRDQSWDIATIDIVKHMNADQPNCGSGCSGNPYDAGWAFNPVGHGDLHELGHGLERSRFRFEGWEGHTSTNFYSYYSKSMFYRETGNDPTCQSLDFKAMYELLQTSQGEPDPAEYMRQLNNNGWTWGARLYIQMMMSAQGEGILSNGWHLLGRLHILERNFNQADNSESNWDLAKGQLGFSQYTFSELNGLSQNDWLLISLSRVLEKDMTNYLTMYGFVFSDKAKGQVAANGYSAMPLNFYISSNTGYCKTEFASSRVPIDGSTSWPL; from the coding sequence ATGAATAGACGATTTGTACCCATTTCATTTGTATTGTTGTTAATGATGGGCTGTGGTGGTGGTTCAGAGGATGAGTCGATTGTCACGAGCCCAACCAAACCGACAGAAGTTCCAAACATTCCAGATGCCCCTGACGTTCCCACTACCGAAACGCCAAAACAAGAATCCGCAGTAGAAATAGCGTTAAGAACAGGTAATGCACTTATCGTTGAAAAACCAAACGATTTTATTGTGGCAAGTCGAGATTATGTGACCGAATGGCAAACAAAGTACGATGAAATAAAACGCACGTTGGCATCTAGTAATACAAGATCACAATTAACAGGTCTAACTTGGGAAGTCTCACATGATGCAGCCATCCTTAAGCATCAGTTTGGCTTTAACGACACAGTACTGAAAACAAATAAAGCACTTGTTTCTGGGTATAAAGACCAAGCATTAACTTTAGGGCTTGCAGGCCAAAAAAGGGCGGCGCGCTATCTGTTTTTGGGTGCAAATCCAATGCGTAGTTGGTATCGAGAATCATCGACAGTCAATGCTCAAATGCATCAATGGTTAAGATCGACTATTAAATGGCTTACGGTAAACAGCAAAAGCGATACGCTTAGAGTCGTCATTGCCCAAATGGACGAATCTCGTTACTTTCCCGATGAGTCAGCGACCAGAGCATGGCTTGATCAGCAATTTGGCTCTGCAGTCGAATACAATGCTCCTGGTTCATGCGATGACACGGCATTAAGAAGTTGTTTATCGAGCAATATTGACTTACTCATCCTTTCTCAACACATGCAGCCAACCACCTCTCTGGATGAGACGATTCGTTACATAAATGCGGCTAATATTGCGGGAATACCAGTTTTATACATGCATTTAGATGGAAATATGACGCCGTTAGGCGACGCTATCTTTGACTACTTCAACGTGCAATACGTTGGCGATAATTACTGGCGTAGACTTGGTGTCGTCGATTGGAATCCTCTTGAGCTGGAGGGCGTTTTAGACTCAGATATTGTGGAGCAGCAAGCACTATTAAACCGGTTAGAAAATGAGAGCTTTTCGGTGAATATGGCGGAGTGCGATGATAAGTCATGCCCTAATACCTCAGGTATGCAGGAGCAATTCTATACGCCAATAGCGAGTATTCGTGGCAGACTGAGACAACTGGATGAGTCAAACGTATCGTTGTTTTCTACCAAGGACTATCGGTACGAGAAACTGATGTTACTGCTTGCAGATAAATATCGACAACAAGCCATTTTTCCTATGGACAAGCAAACAACACCAACCTCAGAATTTTTACGTTCGTACTATGCAGACCATATTCAATACCACGTGCGAGATGTGAATCCCAAGCAACCCGATATGGGCAATTTCTCAAGAAGTGAGTTTATAGGTGTCCCAAGGGAAACCAAAGTAGTGAACCTTGAGTCAAAATCCTACTTTCGATCTGCAGGTGTATATGCCTTCCCAGGAGAAACCATTCAGGTGACTCGGTTAGATAACTCCCCAGTGAAGACGTCGATTGCGTTTAACACCTTACGTAGTGGCGCTACTCATGAATTTAATCCCAATGGTTACAACCGACCCAAACATGTCACTTCTGGGCAGTTTGACGTTACTCCTGGAGAAACGATTCGGCTAACATCAGCATACGGTGGGCCAGTACAAATTCATTTTGATGTAAATGATTTACCCGTGTCTTTTCGCTTTGAGAATGTCGGCTTGCATCCTGTGTGGCGCAGCGCTGCAGACAATGAGTCTTTTATTCAACAACTAGAAACCAATATGTTTGATTGGGCTGAATTGGTCACGTCTGGGTTTGAAGTGCATTCAAAGCAAGACAAAATGAAACAATCAATGCAGGCAACAGAATGGGCAACGCCTGCAGATATGGCGTTAGCCACTCAGCGTTATGTGAGCAATTTACCTCATGCGCTTTCAGGTTTTACTGGGCCGGGTATTGACGAAATTGAAGAAATACATGGTTTTTCCAGAGATCAGAGCTGGGATATTGCGACAATAGATATTGTGAAGCATATGAATGCAGACCAGCCAAATTGTGGCTCAGGATGCTCTGGAAATCCATATGATGCAGGTTGGGCATTCAATCCCGTAGGGCATGGTGATTTGCATGAGCTCGGACATGGATTAGAGCGATCTCGCTTTCGTTTTGAAGGTTGGGAAGGGCATACCAGCACAAATTTCTATTCGTATTACAGCAAATCGATGTTTTATCGTGAAACAGGGAATGACCCAACATGCCAATCATTAGATTTTAAGGCGATGTACGAACTTCTGCAAACCAGTCAAGGTGAGCCTGATCCAGCTGAGTATATGCGGCAACTGAATAATAATGGATGGACATGGGGTGCTCGCCTTTATATCCAGATGATGATGTCTGCGCAAGGAGAGGGGATTCTTTCAAATGGCTGGCATTTATTAGGCCGCCTACATATTTTAGAGCGCAATTTTAATCAAGCGGATAATTCTGAGTCGAATTGGGATCTAGCGAAAGGGCAGCTTGGCTTTAGTCAGTATACCTTCAGTGAGTTGAATGGCTTGAGTCAGAACGATTGGTTGCTAATCTCATTATCTCGTGTCTTAGAGAAAGACATGACTAACTACTTGACGATGTATGGCTTTGTTTTCTCAGATAAAGCGAAAGGGCAAGTCGCGGCGAATGGTTATTCGGCAATGCCTTTAAACTTTTATATATCTTCTAATACCGGATACTGCAAAACGGAGTTCGCGTCCAGTCGAGTACCGATTGACGGTTCGACATCTTGGCCGTTATAA
- a CDS encoding ABC transporter ATP-binding protein produces MSEVPALDIKDLHKTFGQNEVLKGISLEAHKGDVISIIGSSGSGKSTFLRCINLLETPTAGEIWVNGELIQMKNNRQGESVPANEKQVQRIRSRLAMVFQGFNLWSHMTVLENVIEAPVHVLGVPKSQAIENANALLKKVGLYERKDYYPGHLSGGQQQRAAIARALAVDPEVMLFDEPTSALDPELVGEVLGVMRDLADEGRTMLVVTHEMAFARDVSNHVMFLHQGLVEEQGDPAKLFTNPESERLQQFISSIY; encoded by the coding sequence ATGAGTGAAGTACCCGCTCTGGATATCAAGGATTTACATAAAACATTTGGCCAAAATGAAGTTTTAAAAGGCATTTCTTTAGAAGCTCATAAAGGCGATGTTATTTCAATTATCGGCTCTTCCGGTTCAGGTAAGAGTACCTTTCTTAGATGCATCAACTTGTTAGAAACCCCAACCGCTGGCGAGATTTGGGTAAATGGTGAACTCATTCAGATGAAGAATAATCGTCAAGGTGAATCTGTCCCAGCTAATGAAAAACAAGTGCAACGTATTCGTTCTCGCCTTGCGATGGTATTTCAAGGATTTAATCTTTGGTCGCACATGACGGTACTGGAGAATGTAATTGAAGCTCCTGTACATGTTTTAGGCGTGCCGAAATCCCAAGCTATAGAAAATGCCAACGCCTTGTTAAAAAAGGTTGGTTTGTATGAACGCAAAGATTACTACCCAGGCCACTTGTCTGGTGGACAGCAGCAACGTGCGGCAATTGCACGTGCATTAGCGGTTGACCCTGAAGTAATGTTATTTGACGAACCGACTTCTGCGCTTGACCCAGAATTGGTTGGGGAAGTCTTGGGGGTGATGCGTGATCTCGCGGATGAAGGGCGAACAATGTTGGTTGTTACTCATGAAATGGCGTTTGCTCGCGATGTCTCAAATCATGTGATGTTTCTGCATCAAGGGTTGGTAGAGGAGCAGGGTGACCCTGCCAAACTGTTTACTAACCCAGAATCAGAGCGTCTTCAGCAATTTATCTCATCTATCTATTAG
- the pflB gene encoding formate C-acetyltransferase: protein MAEQFAKAWEGFAEGNWQNEVNVRDFIQKNYAPYEGDESFLVSEGTEATNKLWAKVMEGIKLENSTHAPVDFDTSVISTITAHDAGYIEKDLETIVGLQTEAPLKRAIMPNGGVRMIEGSCKAYGRELDPQVSKIFSEYRKTHNQGVFDVYSPDILKCRKSGVLTGLPDAYGRGRIIGDYRRVALYGVDFLIKDKVAQFHSTQEKLEAGDDLQMTMQLREEIQEQHRALGQMKEMAAKYGFDISGPATNAQEAIQWTYFGYLAAVKSQNGAAMSLGRTSTFLDVYVERDIANGVITEEQAQEMIDHFVMKLRMVRFLRTPEYDELFSGDPIWATESMGGMGVDGRTLVTRTNFRFLNTLYTMGPSPEPNITVLWSEQLPDGFKKFCAKVSIDTSSIQYENDDLMRPDFDNDDYAIACCVSPMVIGKHMQFFGARANLAKTLLYVINGGVDEKLKMQVGPKTEAMTDEVLDFDKVWAGLDNLMDWLAKQYVTALNAIHYSHDKYSYEAALMALHDRDVRRTMACGIAGLSVAADSLSAIKHAKVKPIRDEDGIAIDFEIEGDYPKFGNNDARVDDMACELVSNFMGKIRKLKTYRDAIPTQSILTITSNVVYGKKTGTTPDGRKAGAPFAPGANPMHGRDEKGAVASLTSVGKLPFADAKDGISYTFSIVPNALGKEENSQRSNLAGLMDGYFHHEAGIEGGQHLNVNVLNRETLEDAVKHPEKYPQLTIRVSGYAVRFNSLTAEQQADVIARTFTESL from the coding sequence ATGGCAGAGCAATTTGCTAAAGCTTGGGAAGGTTTTGCTGAAGGTAATTGGCAAAACGAAGTAAACGTTCGTGATTTCATTCAGAAGAACTACGCACCGTATGAAGGCGACGAATCTTTCCTAGTTTCTGAAGGTACTGAAGCAACTAACAAGCTTTGGGCTAAGGTAATGGAAGGTATCAAACTGGAGAACTCTACTCACGCTCCTGTTGATTTCGATACTTCAGTTATCTCTACCATCACTGCTCACGATGCAGGCTACATCGAGAAAGACCTAGAAACTATCGTAGGTCTACAAACAGAAGCTCCTCTAAAACGTGCAATCATGCCAAACGGCGGTGTACGTATGATCGAAGGTTCTTGTAAAGCTTACGGTCGTGAACTTGACCCACAAGTTTCAAAAATCTTCTCTGAGTACCGCAAAACACACAACCAAGGTGTTTTCGACGTTTACTCTCCAGATATCCTAAAATGTCGTAAATCTGGTGTTCTAACTGGTCTTCCAGATGCATACGGCCGTGGTCGTATCATCGGTGACTACCGTCGTGTAGCACTATACGGTGTAGACTTCCTGATCAAAGACAAAGTAGCTCAATTCCACTCAACTCAAGAAAAACTTGAAGCGGGTGATGACCTACAAATGACTATGCAGCTTCGTGAAGAGATTCAAGAGCAGCACCGTGCACTAGGTCAAATGAAAGAAATGGCAGCTAAGTACGGCTTCGACATTTCTGGTCCTGCGACTAACGCTCAAGAAGCTATCCAGTGGACTTACTTCGGTTACCTTGCAGCTGTTAAATCTCAAAACGGCGCGGCAATGTCTCTAGGTCGTACTTCTACGTTCCTTGACGTTTACGTTGAGCGTGATATCGCAAACGGTGTTATCACTGAAGAACAAGCTCAGGAAATGATCGACCACTTCGTAATGAAACTACGTATGGTTCGCTTCCTACGTACTCCTGAGTACGATGAGCTATTCTCTGGCGACCCAATCTGGGCTACAGAATCTATGGGTGGTATGGGTGTTGACGGTCGTACGCTAGTTACACGTACAAACTTCCGTTTCCTAAACACACTATACACAATGGGTCCTTCTCCAGAGCCAAACATCACTGTACTTTGGTCTGAGCAACTACCTGACGGCTTCAAGAAGTTCTGTGCGAAAGTATCTATCGATACTTCTTCTATCCAGTACGAGAACGATGACCTAATGCGTCCAGATTTCGACAACGATGACTACGCTATCGCTTGTTGTGTATCTCCAATGGTTATCGGTAAGCACATGCAGTTCTTCGGTGCTCGTGCAAACCTTGCAAAAACGCTTCTTTACGTTATCAACGGCGGTGTTGATGAGAAATTGAAGATGCAAGTTGGTCCTAAGACTGAAGCGATGACTGACGAAGTTCTTGACTTCGACAAAGTGTGGGCAGGCCTAGACAACCTAATGGATTGGCTAGCTAAACAATACGTGACTGCACTAAACGCAATCCACTACTCTCACGACAAATACAGCTACGAAGCGGCTCTAATGGCTCTTCATGACCGTGACGTTCGTCGTACTATGGCTTGTGGTATCGCTGGTCTATCTGTTGCAGCTGACTCACTATCTGCAATCAAACACGCGAAAGTTAAACCTATCCGTGATGAAGACGGCATTGCAATCGACTTCGAAATCGAAGGCGATTACCCTAAATTTGGTAACAACGACGCACGTGTTGATGACATGGCTTGTGAACTTGTTTCTAACTTCATGGGTAAAATCCGTAAGCTTAAGACTTACCGTGATGCAATCCCTACTCAGTCTATCCTTACTATCACATCTAACGTTGTGTACGGTAAGAAAACAGGTACTACACCTGATGGCCGTAAAGCAGGCGCTCCTTTCGCTCCTGGTGCAAACCCAATGCACGGTCGTGATGAGAAAGGTGCAGTAGCATCACTAACATCTGTAGGTAAACTACCGTTTGCTGACGCTAAAGATGGTATCTCTTACACATTCTCTATCGTACCAAACGCACTAGGTAAAGAAGAGAACTCTCAACGTTCTAACCTTGCAGGTCTAATGGATGGTTACTTCCACCACGAAGCTGGTATCGAAGGTGGTCAACACCTAAACGTGAACGTTCTTAACCGTGAAACTCTAGAAGACGCAGTTAAGCACCCAGAGAAATACCCTCAGCTAACAATCCGTGTATCTGGTTACGCTGTACGCTTTAACTCTCTAACTGCAGAGCAACAAGCTGACGTAATTGCACGTACTTTCACTGAGTCTCTATAA
- a CDS encoding ABC transporter permease, whose translation MLDLQGYEASILKGAVLTIEVAVLSLILAMILGMLGALAKMAPYRWARAIATLYTTIIRGIPDLVLMMLIFFGGQILLNNSLYSINEWLNEWFTSSNPDHEWTSYLPDYIDVSPFIAGILTIGFIFGAYMAETFRGAIMAVDKGELEAAKAYGMSSVLAFRRILLPQMIRHALPGFGNNWLVLLKTTALVSIIGLEDMVRVSSLAAGSTKMPFTFYMAVALIFLFFTSVSTGLLKLVERKFSIHAR comes from the coding sequence ATGCTGGATTTACAAGGATATGAAGCCTCGATTTTAAAAGGGGCCGTGCTGACGATTGAAGTCGCAGTGTTATCGCTAATATTAGCGATGATATTAGGTATGTTGGGAGCTTTGGCAAAGATGGCGCCTTATCGTTGGGCTCGTGCCATTGCGACGCTTTACACAACAATTATTCGGGGAATTCCCGATCTCGTCTTAATGATGCTGATCTTTTTTGGAGGTCAGATCCTACTGAACAACAGTCTTTACTCCATCAATGAATGGCTCAATGAATGGTTTACATCAAGTAATCCTGACCATGAATGGACGTCTTACCTTCCTGATTATATCGATGTCAGCCCGTTTATCGCAGGGATCTTGACGATTGGCTTTATATTTGGGGCATACATGGCGGAAACCTTCCGTGGCGCGATTATGGCTGTTGACAAAGGAGAGTTAGAGGCAGCTAAAGCCTATGGTATGAGCTCTGTGTTGGCGTTTAGGAGAATTCTACTGCCTCAGATGATCCGCCACGCGCTTCCGGGTTTTGGTAATAACTGGCTTGTGTTGCTCAAAACGACCGCATTGGTTTCAATCATCGGTTTAGAAGATATGGTACGGGTGAGCTCACTTGCGGCGGGCTCGACGAAGATGCCATTTACTTTTTACATGGCGGTTGCATTGATCTTCTTATTCTTTACAAGCGTGTCGACTGGGTTACTGAAATTGGTTGAGCGCAAATTTAGTATTCATGCGAGGTAG
- a CDS encoding DUF3360 family protein, with amino-acid sequence MSDAVNKPHSDSDIENKSYQELHRPASEFATRSDYLDHELQIMKPRRFGLNLPGRDFRFELEDLVPALAGTIGIIAMYSAVMMSWADGLTAAWDHVNLGKEFAIEVARVEMLFPALFFCVIASGFINPRANLAGNHGPMIPLIGAIALAGAHPLALAILLGVFGLLLSYFKGGSKLVNLTSEGTAGGLLIFLGFTGTMSQITSIQTWATGLQSADIAAGSMGYVGLVVLGINIVLYAFLAKINMRWLAIPVCAFTGLIIALVLGAGFDLRFETEMGLPNLNPVYWWGSTETGWQLGLPNLEHFIASLPFAILAVAMWSPDFLGHRIFQELNYPKKTEKVLMDVDDTMTMCSVRQMVGTALGGGNITSSWGTYMIPAAIAKRPIPGGAIILGLLVMTIAILGFPMDVAVWPPVMRVALLVGVFLPLLEAGMQMVKDTKDSQAAGICIFGSAVVNPVLAWALTMLLDNNGLIGDKERASKLSFIDKIVIPGGVLVICLIAMLAVGMLESQYGIKAWL; translated from the coding sequence ATGTCAGACGCAGTCAATAAACCGCATTCTGATTCGGATATCGAGAATAAAAGCTATCAGGAGCTGCATCGTCCAGCTTCTGAGTTCGCTACCCGCTCTGATTACCTAGATCACGAACTGCAAATCATGAAGCCTCGTCGCTTCGGCCTTAACCTTCCAGGTCGTGATTTTCGCTTCGAATTAGAAGACTTGGTACCTGCACTAGCTGGTACTATCGGTATTATCGCAATGTATTCTGCGGTAATGATGTCGTGGGCTGATGGTCTAACAGCGGCTTGGGATCATGTAAACTTAGGTAAAGAGTTTGCTATCGAAGTCGCTCGTGTAGAAATGCTCTTCCCTGCTCTATTTTTCTGTGTGATTGCATCTGGTTTTATCAACCCGAGGGCAAACCTTGCAGGCAACCACGGCCCTATGATCCCTCTTATCGGTGCGATTGCTCTTGCCGGTGCTCACCCTCTGGCTTTGGCGATTCTTCTTGGTGTATTTGGCCTTCTACTTAGTTACTTTAAAGGCGGCTCCAAGTTAGTTAATTTGACGTCTGAAGGTACGGCTGGTGGCTTGCTCATTTTCCTTGGTTTTACAGGTACAATGAGCCAGATAACCTCCATCCAAACTTGGGCTACTGGATTGCAATCTGCAGATATTGCCGCTGGTAGTATGGGCTATGTTGGTTTAGTCGTCTTAGGTATCAACATCGTGTTGTACGCATTCTTGGCGAAGATCAACATGCGTTGGTTAGCGATCCCAGTTTGTGCGTTCACAGGTTTGATTATCGCACTGGTGCTTGGCGCAGGCTTCGATCTACGCTTTGAAACCGAAATGGGCTTGCCAAACTTAAACCCTGTATATTGGTGGGGCAGCACAGAAACAGGTTGGCAACTTGGCCTACCAAACCTTGAGCACTTTATCGCATCATTACCATTTGCCATTCTTGCTGTAGCAATGTGGTCACCAGACTTCCTTGGTCACCGTATCTTCCAAGAACTGAACTACCCTAAGAAGACAGAAAAAGTATTAATGGATGTTGATGACACCATGACCATGTGTTCTGTTCGCCAAATGGTAGGTACAGCGCTTGGTGGCGGTAACATCACATCTTCATGGGGTACATACATGATCCCTGCTGCAATCGCAAAACGTCCAATTCCTGGTGGCGCAATCATTCTAGGCCTACTGGTAATGACGATTGCTATCCTTGGTTTCCCAATGGACGTTGCTGTATGGCCACCAGTAATGCGCGTTGCACTGCTAGTTGGTGTATTCCTTCCTTTACTAGAAGCAGGTATGCAGATGGTAAAAGATACAAAAGATTCGCAAGCTGCGGGTATCTGTATCTTTGGTTCTGCTGTCGTAAACCCAGTGCTAGCTTGGGCGCTAACGATGCTACTGGACAATAACGGTTTGATTGGTGACAAAGAGCGCGCATCTAAACTATCGTTCATAGACAAAATCGTTATCCCGGGCGGTGTACTAGTTATCTGTCTGATTGCTATGCTTGCTGTAGGTATGCTAGAAAGCCAATACGGCATTAAAGCTTGGCTATAA
- a CDS encoding lipid A deacylase LpxR family protein, with protein MKYLRVLPLLLLATGASASDRSTISFTLDNDGVFGVDEDYTNGIFLTYTSGAIDPNWLTKPLSLSMWGATSLDKFEFTIGHKMWTPSDIEATEPLANDRPYAGYLHTSLNYISLHPQQAQRFNLTIGTTGESSLADKAQNFVHSITGSDDPLGWEYQVEEKIVGSIGYLSHFNWMRERSIANTDWEVSNISEVNVGNYRSDISTGLMFRWGSDLAGNMGAANIDTENPFRPGMIGASKGGWFLFGGVEGRYRFNDYTLEGDRPGIPDPENYPVTLESLQASAVLGVAWYNDYLGASFTTTAKSPEYKEATSSVYGTGSLSLYAFF; from the coding sequence ATGAAGTACCTGCGCGTTTTACCGTTACTTTTACTTGCTACCGGAGCATCAGCATCTGATCGTTCTACCATTTCTTTTACACTAGATAATGATGGTGTTTTTGGTGTTGACGAGGATTATACAAACGGGATCTTTTTGACCTATACCTCCGGTGCGATTGACCCAAACTGGTTAACCAAACCTTTAAGCCTTAGCATGTGGGGAGCCACTTCTCTAGATAAGTTCGAATTTACTATCGGACACAAAATGTGGACACCTTCTGATATTGAAGCTACGGAGCCATTGGCAAATGACCGCCCTTATGCGGGCTATTTACATACTTCGCTTAATTATATTAGCTTGCACCCACAACAAGCCCAGCGTTTTAATTTGACGATCGGTACAACCGGTGAAAGTTCACTTGCAGACAAAGCCCAAAACTTCGTACATAGCATTACGGGTTCAGATGACCCACTAGGTTGGGAGTACCAAGTAGAAGAAAAAATTGTTGGTAGCATTGGATACCTCAGCCACTTCAACTGGATGCGTGAACGTTCAATCGCGAACACAGATTGGGAGGTTTCCAATATTTCTGAAGTAAATGTTGGGAACTATCGAAGTGATATCTCTACAGGTCTTATGTTCCGCTGGGGTAGTGACTTAGCTGGTAACATGGGAGCAGCTAATATTGACACCGAAAATCCTTTCAGACCCGGGATGATAGGAGCATCAAAAGGCGGATGGTTCCTGTTTGGTGGAGTTGAAGGCCGCTATCGTTTTAACGACTACACGCTAGAGGGAGATAGACCGGGCATTCCTGACCCTGAGAATTATCCAGTCACGCTTGAAAGCCTCCAAGCTTCAGCCGTATTAGGCGTTGCTTGGTACAACGATTACCTTGGTGCAAGCTTTACCACTACCGCTAAATCACCAGAATATAAAGAAGCCACCAGTAGCGTCTATGGTACGGGTAGCCTCTCTCTATACGCATTTTTCTAA